ATCTTCCACCAGAAGAACCGGTACCTCTTCTATATCTAGTAAAGGAGTATGGGCCAAAATAGCTCTTGCTCCCTTTTTCACTGCCTCCTGAGCAAAATTATGACCATCGTATCTTTGCCCGGCTATACATACAAAGAGATCACCCTCCTGAACCAAGCGACTATCAGTCTGCACCTTTGTTATTGGCACCTTTTCAAGGCCGTCAAAGTCCCCATAACTTGAAGTCGCCAGGGCAATTTGCTCAATAGTCAAATGCATCAATTATCTCCTCCACCACACGCACATCGTGAAAAGGAATTTTTTTACCCTTTATTTCCTGATAGTCTTCATGCCCTTTGCCAGCTATAAGCAAAACGTCGCCCTTTTCCATTCTAGAAATGGCCAATTTTATGGCCTTTTTCCGGTCTGGCTCAATTTCTATCTCTACTCTTCCCTTTATTCCCGGCAAAATATCCTTGATTATTGCCTCTGGTTCTTCATTCCTGGGATTGTCTGAAGTAATTATAGCTAGATCCGCATACCTGGCTACTGCCTGACCCATAAGCGGTCTTTTAGCCTTGTCCCTGTTTCCACCGCAGCCGAAAAGTACTATAAACCGATCAAAATCTATGTTTTTCAAAGTCTTGCACACATTTTCCAAGGCATCCGGGGTGTGGGCATAATCTACAAAGATATTGAGTCCTTTTTTATTACCTACCCGCTGCAAACGGCCCGGAACACCTTGAAAGTCCTCAAGGACCTTTAATTCCATCTCCCCCATGCCCAGCTTTAAACCGACGCCTAACGCAGCCAGTAGGTTGAAGGCGTTAAACCGGCCAACGAGAGAAGATGACATGGACCACTGTTTGTTGTGAAACTTGCATTCAAGCCTTAAGCCCTGCCGACTTTCTATAACGGACGCAGCAATGAGATCATTGTCTTCTCCCAGACCATAACAGAGAGGATCCAACGCTGTTTTTTTTAATCTTTGTCCGAACTTGTCATCACCATTAATAATGGCCTTTGGTTTCCTGTTTTGTTTGGGAGTGAACAATTTTGCTTTGGCCTGAAAATAATTTTCCAGGTTTAGATGGTAATCCAGATGATCCTGAGTTAAATTGGTAAAAACAGCATAATCAAAGCAAATCCCAGCCACCCTGTCCTGGTCCAGGGCATGAGACGAAACCTCCATACATATCCAGTCCACACCATCTTTATCCATTTGGGCCAAAAGGTGATGGAGGCGCAGGCAATCAGGAGTGGTCATATCGGCCGGATACTCTTTCCCCCCCCACCTATAGTTTACAGTACCTATCACCCCAACTTTGAATCCATTTCCGGTCAGTAAATGTTCTAGTAGATAAGTAGTTGTTGTCTTGCCGTTGGTCCCGGTGATGCCGATAACCCTCGCCCGAAGCGCTTCAGTGCCAAAATAAGCTCCGGCCAGCACCCCCAGAGCTTGTGCCGGATTAGGATGGATAACTATTTTTTCCCGAACATCTAACAACCCCTGAGGCACATGTCTGGTAACAACATAAGCTGCCCCTCTTTCCAATGCCTGGGGAATATACTCTGCCCCATCCACTCTGGTGCCGGGCAAGGCCACAAAAATATCACCGTGCTCAACTTTTCCTGAATGGGTGCATACAGGAGTCCCGGTTCTGGCCAGGTTAAGAAGTTTTGCCCATAATCCCGTATCTCCGGCAGCATTAGATATTTTTCTATTTTCCCAAGTCATCATCTTCTCAACTACTTAACTCTGGCTCTGTGAGCCATAATTTAATACTTTTGTCTGCTGGCCATTTACTCCCGGGCCGGGGCTTCTGTTTTTTGACCACCATTCCCTGCCCAATCAGTTCTGGAACAATCCCCAGTTCCAGTAAAGTTTGTAAGGCCTTGCGCAAGGATACGCCCTGAAAATCCGGAACATTAGCTGCATCAACAGCGCCAGCCGTTTTGATGACATTACCTTCTGATTTTACCTTGACCCTGACTAACTCGTGGCGTTGTTTATCACGTTCCACAGGCTGCACCTTCGGATAATCATTATATAAAGACAAAAGTTCCATACCAACCTTTTTTGCTGCTGGTGCAGCCACCACTCCTCCATAGTGTTGGGGATGGGGCTCATCGACAATTACCAAAACCAAATATTTTGGGTTTAAAGCCGGGAACAGGCTTACAAATGAAGCCACATATTTATCACCATAACCTCCTGTTTTCATGGCCTTTTGGGCGGTTCCTGTTTTCCCACCGACTTCGATCCCCGATATACGACCCTGTTTACCTGTCCCGTCTTCTTCCACCACTTCCCGAAGCATAGAAAGAACCAACCGAGCCACTTTCTTTGGAAACACTCTATAGCCGGATAATTTCTCCTGCTTGGGTCTACTGACTAATTTAAGTGGCTCAAATACTCCCTCTTTGGCCAGACAGAGATAAGCCTGGGCCAAGTGCAAAGGGGTTATGGCCAGCCCCTGTCCGAAAGAAGCCGCTGCCAGATCGATTTTATTCCATTTATGGTAAGGACGAATCAGTCCTTTGCTACGCCCGGGAAAAGGAAGTTCAACAGCCCGGCCAAAACCTAATCTCTGCAAATAGTTAAAATACGTCTCCTCCCCCAGATCCAGACCAATCTTGGCTGCACCAATATTACTGGAATACCTGATAATCCTGTTTACAGAGAGCCACCCGTATTTATGAGTGTCATTTATTTCACTATTACCAATACGCCAACGGCCATTTTCACAAAAATAAATGGATTTCTTCGTACAAACTCCCTCGGTTAGCGCTGCTGCCACTAAAAATGGCTTGATGGTTGATCCGGGTTCAAGGAGATCTAAAATAGCTCTATTGCGCCAGATACTTGGACTTGAATTTCGAAAATTATTAGGATTAAAAAAAGGATATGAAGCTAGTGCTAAAATCTCTCCTGAAGGCACATGGACCACTACGCAGACCCCACTGCGACCTGAAAACCTTTGTACCGCCTCAGCTAATGCATCTTCAGCTGCCAGTTGAACGCGGGCATCTATTGTCAGGTAAAGGTCATGACCACTTAAAGTTTGCAGAGTCGCGCTGGCGCTACCCGGAGCCATTCTCCTGCCCGCAGCATCCTTTAAAAGAACAATTTTCTTTTCAGTTCCTCCTAAATACCCGTCGAAAAATCTTTCCAACCCTTCCAGGCCATGTCCGTCAGTACCTACAAAGCCCAATACCTGGCCTAACAAATGGCCCTGAGGATAAACGCGCTTATACTCATTGACTAAGTAAATACCCTTTAAATTAGCCCGGCGAATTAACTTAGCTTTACGATCACTGATTTTCCGAGTCAGCCAAACAAAACTCTTTTTCTGACGCAAAATCCGAACAAGTTTTGTTCTCTTTATATTTAAAATCTTACTTAATTTTTTGGAAGCCAGCTTATAGTCATTTATTTCCAATGGATTAGCATATACAGATTTACTTAATACACTCTGGGCCAAAACCAGGCCATTACGGTCAAAAATCTCTCCCCTTTTGCCCTGAATCTTTTCTCGACACCAGTATTGGTTTTCTGCCAGCCGGGCCAGCTTAGGACCTTCAACTATCTGCACCCAGTAGGCCCTGGCCCATAGACCCATCCATAAGCCGATAAAAACCAGGCCCATGAAAATAATCTTGAACCTGGACCAGTCTTTTGTCTTCAGCCCCCGCTTTCTACTCATGATCCAACCTTCTCACCCTGTCTGCACCAGGGGGAGAAAATCCCAACTCTTCAGCTAATCTCTTCAATCTATATGGAGAGAGGAGATTATTTTTTTCCACCAAAAGCTTGGATTTAAGTTCCAAGTTGGCCGCATATTCTTTTTGCAACTTTTTTAAATCATATGCCAAATCTACCTTTTCAATACTTACCCATACCTTGATGAGGCTCATGAATATGGTTATTAAAAAAAACACTAACAAGCCCAATACTTTTCTTTTTGTTAAACCCAACATAATCAACCGACTCGCTCAGCCACCCTTAATTTTGCACTCCTGCTTCTTGGATTTCGCTCAATTTCCTCTTCATCCGGGGTAATAGGCTTTTTGGTCAAGATATGTAGTGTTTTTTGATGGTTACAATCACAAATCATCTTTTGTGGAGGACAAATACATTCAGCAGACTCTTTTTTAAAAAAAAGTTTGACGATTCTGTCTTCCAAAGAGTGGAAAGAGATGATAGCCAGCCTTCCCCCCGGGGTTAAATAGTGAACTATCTTGTCCAGAAATTCCTTAAGCGTATCCAGCTCTTGGTTGACTACAATTCTTAAAGCCTGAAAAGTTCTGGTAGCTGGATGATTTCTGGCCTTAAGCCGCATTTTCGGCGGGTAAGCATTTTTCACAATTTCAGCCAATTGAAGGGTGGTTTCTATCTTTTGTTTTGCGCGTGCCGTGACTATGGCCCTTGCAATCCTGCCAGCCAAGGGATCCTGACCATACTTGGCAATTATTTCCTTAAGCATTTGCACTGAGTAATTATTGACTATATTTTTGGCAGGGATAAAACCCTCTTCTTTTGACATACGCATATCTAAAGGGCCATCGTGCAGGAAGCTGAACCCCCTCTCCGGAGTTTCAAGCTGCATAGACGACACTCCCAGATCCAACAATGCCCCATCTAGCTTATCCCACCCTATTTCTTTCAAGGCCCGGTCAAAATCTTTATAAGAAGAAAGAGCTAAAAAAAACCGGCCAGCATATCCAGCAAGTCTTTGTTCTGCAACCTTAAGGGCCTGTTCATCCTGATCAATTCCCAGAACCTGAACATTGGCCCCATGGCGCAAAAGAGCTAAAGTGTGTCCCCCCAAACCAAGAGTGCCATCCAGAAGCCTTTTTTTCCTTCCGGGTTCAAGCCATTTTATGACTTCTTCACGTAACACCGGCTGATGTTCGATCATAATATTTATACTCTAAAACCTAAGTTCAAATCCATTTTGAGCCAGGGCGTCCATAACTCCATCAAAATTTTCTTCCATCTTCTTGCGCCCTGCCTCAAAGCGTTCCATATCCCAAATCTCAAACTTACGACCCACACCAGCCAAGACCACATCTTTATTCAATCCGGCATAAGCACGCAGATAAGGTGGAACCAAAATCCGTCCTTGTTTATCCAGGGTAACCTCAGTAGCACCTGAGATAAAAAAACGATGAAAATCCCTAAACGTTCTATTGGTCATATTAAGTTGATTGAAACTTTTTTCAATCAACTCCCACTCAGGCAAGGGGTAACCAACCACGCAATCATCAAAATTTGTGAGCATTAATTTCCCTTCGGGAGACATTTTGATTACCATCTCCCTAAAGTCCGGAGGCAGCATTACCCTGCCTTTACTATCCAGATTTCTATGCGTATGCCCACGAAACATTATTTAATGCCCACCACTTTTTACCACCTGTTACCACTCTATCCCCTATGAAGCAAGAAAAAGTCAAGGACTAAAAAAAAATCTTTAAAACTTTTCCGTTTTCGCTTAGTTTATGCGTTAAATATAGTCGCTTTCCTAAACTTTTAATTTTTGAGAGGTCAAAATGCGCACTAAAATCATTGCCACTTTAGGGCCGGCCAGCGAAGATGTCCGGATTCTGAAGGGCTTAATTACAAACGGAGTAAGAATTTTCCGTCTCAACTTCTCGCACGGAAGTGCTTCTGATTTCTTGCCTTTAGTTAGTAAACTAAGGACCTTGGAACAGGAGCTACAAATACACATCACCATCTTACAGGATCTCTCAGGGCCCAAAATCCGTACCGGTATTCTTAAAAAATCGCCCTTAACCATAAGTATCGGTCAGGAGATACTTATGGGGCCAAGTGAACTAAACACAAAAGAGCAAGAAAATTTTTTACCATTTGAAAATAAAGAAATACTGAAATCCCTATCTCCAGGAGACATTGTCCGCCTAAGCGATGGTGGGCTAAAATTTGAAGTGATTAATAGACAAGGAGAGCTTGTTAAATTAAAAGCTTTTAACGCTGGCCTGGTTTCATCGCGTAAAGGTGTAAGTTTTCCAGGTAAAAAAACCAGCGTCACGGCACTTACGGAAAAGGACCGACAAGATCTAATTAATGGCCTTAAACTGGGCATAGATGCAGTTGCCCTCTCTTTTGTTCAAGGTCCTG
This region of Desulfovulcanus ferrireducens genomic DNA includes:
- a CDS encoding UDP-N-acetylmuramoyl-L-alanyl-D-glutamate--2,6-diaminopimelate ligase; translated protein: MMTWENRKISNAAGDTGLWAKLLNLARTGTPVCTHSGKVEHGDIFVALPGTRVDGAEYIPQALERGAAYVVTRHVPQGLLDVREKIVIHPNPAQALGVLAGAYFGTEALRARVIGITGTNGKTTTTYLLEHLLTGNGFKVGVIGTVNYRWGGKEYPADMTTPDCLRLHHLLAQMDKDGVDWICMEVSSHALDQDRVAGICFDYAVFTNLTQDHLDYHLNLENYFQAKAKLFTPKQNRKPKAIINGDDKFGQRLKKTALDPLCYGLGEDNDLIAASVIESRQGLRLECKFHNKQWSMSSSLVGRFNAFNLLAALGVGLKLGMGEMELKVLEDFQGVPGRLQRVGNKKGLNIFVDYAHTPDALENVCKTLKNIDFDRFIVLFGCGGNRDKAKRPLMGQAVARYADLAIITSDNPRNEEPEAIIKDILPGIKGRVEIEIEPDRKKAIKLAISRMEKGDVLLIAGKGHEDYQEIKGKKIPFHDVRVVEEIIDAFDY
- a CDS encoding penicillin-binding transpeptidase domain-containing protein, with the translated sequence MSRKRGLKTKDWSRFKIIFMGLVFIGLWMGLWARAYWVQIVEGPKLARLAENQYWCREKIQGKRGEIFDRNGLVLAQSVLSKSVYANPLEINDYKLASKKLSKILNIKRTKLVRILRQKKSFVWLTRKISDRKAKLIRRANLKGIYLVNEYKRVYPQGHLLGQVLGFVGTDGHGLEGLERFFDGYLGGTEKKIVLLKDAAGRRMAPGSASATLQTLSGHDLYLTIDARVQLAAEDALAEAVQRFSGRSGVCVVVHVPSGEILALASYPFFNPNNFRNSSPSIWRNRAILDLLEPGSTIKPFLVAAALTEGVCTKKSIYFCENGRWRIGNSEINDTHKYGWLSVNRIIRYSSNIGAAKIGLDLGEETYFNYLQRLGFGRAVELPFPGRSKGLIRPYHKWNKIDLAAASFGQGLAITPLHLAQAYLCLAKEGVFEPLKLVSRPKQEKLSGYRVFPKKVARLVLSMLREVVEEDGTGKQGRISGIEVGGKTGTAQKAMKTGGYGDKYVASFVSLFPALNPKYLVLVIVDEPHPQHYGGVVAAPAAKKVGMELLSLYNDYPKVQPVERDKQRHELVRVKVKSEGNVIKTAGAVDAANVPDFQGVSLRKALQTLLELGIVPELIGQGMVVKKQKPRPGSKWPADKSIKLWLTEPELSS
- the rsmH gene encoding 16S rRNA (cytosine(1402)-N(4))-methyltransferase RsmH, with protein sequence MIEHQPVLREEVIKWLEPGRKKRLLDGTLGLGGHTLALLRHGANVQVLGIDQDEQALKVAEQRLAGYAGRFFLALSSYKDFDRALKEIGWDKLDGALLDLGVSSMQLETPERGFSFLHDGPLDMRMSKEEGFIPAKNIVNNYSVQMLKEIIAKYGQDPLAGRIARAIVTARAKQKIETTLQLAEIVKNAYPPKMRLKARNHPATRTFQALRIVVNQELDTLKEFLDKIVHYLTPGGRLAIISFHSLEDRIVKLFFKKESAECICPPQKMICDCNHQKTLHILTKKPITPDEEEIERNPRSRSAKLRVAERVG
- the mraZ gene encoding division/cell wall cluster transcriptional repressor MraZ; the protein is MFRGHTHRNLDSKGRVMLPPDFREMVIKMSPEGKLMLTNFDDCVVGYPLPEWELIEKSFNQLNMTNRTFRDFHRFFISGATEVTLDKQGRILVPPYLRAYAGLNKDVVLAGVGRKFEIWDMERFEAGRKKMEENFDGVMDALAQNGFELRF